The Saccharothrix variisporea genome has a segment encoding these proteins:
- the fxsT gene encoding FxSxx-COOH system tetratricopeptide repeat protein: MSSPAGHGHTGVTAFLSATGGTGRTSAVANLAWVLSGAGQRVLVVDWGSEVPHVREYLEPFLVSRRALPDALGRALLAAYHADPAREDDPPPVVERFALPAPDDGGHIDVVAPFGGEPGRGGHGDAGAIAELRARLAESDYDQVLIDAPTGVGDESLTLVAMLCELAVVCFRPRPRAIADAADLATRVRKRAPIFIDVVPVATLFDDSDQSRAQRVRSQIHAAFAELLAGQAKRVPDGGTVEIPYRPFDAFDPLLAILAEEPGGGGALEAQYGRLATAVSGGAVTAARPVSPVLRARYRRVFGLASTAEPDRVAIAYAPRDRAWADWVRGQLERAGAQVRPYTEAREWWDDDVPPGVVVLASPHLDDVELPDRPATVLRLLLDPDDDSEGLSVHRHAPETLSAKLLGHFGLIDRPGTAHDTAMRVPGADPAVFRLPPRHRSFVGRDEDIEALRDEFVDAGAERAVVTLNGVPGVGKSELALEYAYRFSSDYDAVWWLSAQDRQSVQVGLAELATALRLPGSTDFGSLTALDRLATDPAYARFLLVYDNADDLDAIADLLPPGTTGHVLITSGMAAAPAIELVRMSPEDSVELLLCRVPGLAVEDAERVAAHLQRLPLALDLAAAWLAETASAERGAGSSDADAAAWATRTFFDRLAGSERDGVGRVVDVVTGSLRENGIGRVAVLVARLCSFLSPQGVALGLVRSPAFLERVIAAGGVDAAPMELDAGEIDRVLWTGARHGLFRVDWGDEYTLRLHRVVQRALREGMTPVEREARQADVLSALAAFAPTEVEDKSPTRAQRFQELQQHVFPSGALHSNDPKVRRWLVNQARFLFTDGGAGVRRAALEPGRALLESWTRRFGADDPLRNRLATQLANVHRVLGEPVEALRLDDLALAQQRRSLDLLHPQPLATARGRGGDLRGLGLFAEALAEDQATWEGSRAVLGDDHPDTRRAAHNLALSTYLSGDVVGALALEEDNFRRRRRLFGDRDEFTWSTLAQIGLYQRELGRYPEALGSLQLALQKLQSLRPELNPVQVRVSWQYAVAQRLAGRTRPAKERTGKALRDFRELVGPDHPFTLGCRLSYSHDHRRVGGDPDLAVELARTALDGFQALQGVREEHPFLALCRLGLGLALRAAGDHAGAVANVEAATAVLRARLGDTHPWTLAAAIDEARVRSAAGDTARAAALIAAAHADCLEFLGPDHPHTAAAAHNLRAADEDWLECDVDIPHT; the protein is encoded by the coding sequence ATGAGCAGCCCTGCCGGCCACGGCCACACCGGTGTGACGGCGTTCCTGTCCGCCACCGGCGGCACCGGCCGCACCAGCGCGGTGGCGAACCTGGCCTGGGTGCTGTCCGGTGCGGGACAACGGGTCCTGGTGGTGGACTGGGGTTCCGAGGTCCCGCACGTGCGCGAGTACCTGGAGCCGTTCCTGGTGTCCCGCCGCGCTTTGCCCGACGCGTTGGGCCGCGCGCTGCTCGCGGCCTACCACGCCGACCCGGCGCGCGAGGACGACCCGCCGCCGGTGGTGGAGCGGTTCGCCCTGCCCGCGCCCGACGACGGCGGCCACATCGACGTCGTGGCCCCGTTCGGCGGCGAACCCGGTCGCGGCGGCCACGGCGACGCGGGCGCGATCGCGGAGTTACGCGCGCGGCTGGCCGAATCCGACTACGACCAGGTGCTGATCGACGCGCCGACCGGGGTCGGGGACGAGTCGCTGACGCTGGTCGCGATGCTGTGCGAGTTGGCCGTGGTGTGCTTCCGGCCCCGCCCCAGGGCCATCGCGGACGCCGCCGACCTGGCCACCCGGGTCCGCAAGCGCGCGCCGATCTTCATCGACGTGGTCCCGGTGGCCACGTTGTTCGACGACTCCGACCAGTCCCGCGCGCAACGCGTCCGCTCCCAGATCCACGCCGCCTTCGCCGAACTGCTGGCGGGACAGGCGAAACGCGTCCCGGACGGCGGCACGGTCGAGATCCCCTACCGCCCCTTCGACGCCTTCGACCCGCTGCTGGCGATCCTGGCCGAGGAACCCGGCGGCGGCGGTGCCCTGGAAGCCCAGTACGGGCGCCTGGCCACCGCCGTCAGCGGCGGCGCGGTCACCGCGGCCCGACCCGTCTCCCCGGTGCTGCGTGCCCGCTACCGCCGCGTCTTCGGCCTGGCTTCGACGGCCGAACCGGACCGCGTGGCCATCGCCTACGCCCCGCGCGACCGCGCCTGGGCCGACTGGGTGCGCGGCCAGCTCGAACGCGCCGGCGCGCAGGTCCGCCCCTACACCGAGGCCCGGGAGTGGTGGGACGACGACGTGCCGCCCGGCGTGGTGGTGCTGGCGTCGCCGCACCTGGACGACGTCGAGCTGCCCGACCGGCCGGCGACCGTGCTGCGGCTGCTGCTGGACCCCGACGACGACTCCGAGGGCCTGTCCGTGCACCGGCACGCGCCGGAGACGCTGAGCGCCAAGCTGCTCGGGCACTTCGGCCTCATCGACCGCCCCGGCACCGCGCACGACACCGCCATGCGGGTGCCCGGCGCGGACCCGGCGGTGTTCCGCCTGCCGCCCCGGCACCGCTCGTTCGTCGGCCGCGACGAGGACATCGAGGCGCTGCGCGACGAGTTCGTGGACGCGGGCGCGGAACGCGCGGTGGTGACGCTCAACGGCGTGCCCGGCGTGGGCAAGAGCGAGCTGGCGCTGGAGTACGCCTACCGGTTCTCCAGCGACTACGACGCCGTGTGGTGGCTCTCGGCGCAGGACCGGCAGTCCGTGCAGGTGGGCCTGGCCGAGCTGGCGACGGCGCTGCGCCTGCCCGGCTCCACCGACTTCGGCTCCCTGACCGCGCTGGACCGGCTGGCGACCGACCCCGCCTACGCGCGCTTCCTGCTGGTCTACGACAACGCCGACGACCTCGACGCGATCGCCGACCTGCTGCCGCCCGGCACCACCGGGCACGTGCTGATCACCTCCGGCATGGCCGCCGCGCCCGCCATCGAACTGGTCCGGATGAGCCCCGAGGACAGCGTCGAACTGCTGCTGTGCCGGGTGCCGGGCCTGGCCGTGGAGGACGCCGAGCGGGTCGCAGCGCACCTGCAACGGCTGCCGCTGGCCCTGGACCTGGCCGCCGCGTGGCTCGCCGAGACCGCCTCCGCCGAGCGCGGCGCGGGCTCGTCGGACGCGGACGCGGCGGCGTGGGCGACCCGCACGTTCTTCGACCGGTTGGCCGGCTCCGAGCGCGACGGCGTCGGCCGGGTGGTCGACGTGGTCACCGGGTCGTTGCGGGAGAACGGGATCGGCCGGGTCGCGGTGCTGGTGGCGCGGCTGTGCTCGTTCCTGTCGCCGCAGGGCGTGGCGCTGGGCCTGGTGCGCTCGCCCGCGTTCCTGGAGCGCGTGATCGCCGCGGGCGGCGTGGACGCCGCGCCGATGGAGCTGGACGCCGGCGAGATCGACCGCGTGCTGTGGACCGGGGCGCGGCACGGGCTGTTCCGCGTGGACTGGGGCGACGAGTACACGTTGCGGCTGCACCGGGTGGTGCAGCGGGCGCTGCGCGAGGGCATGACCCCCGTGGAGCGGGAGGCGCGGCAGGCGGACGTGCTCTCGGCGCTGGCCGCGTTCGCGCCCACCGAGGTCGAGGACAAGTCGCCGACCCGCGCGCAGCGGTTCCAGGAGTTGCAGCAGCACGTGTTCCCGTCCGGCGCGCTGCACAGCAACGACCCGAAGGTGCGCCGCTGGCTGGTCAACCAGGCGCGGTTCCTGTTCACCGACGGCGGCGCGGGCGTGCGGCGGGCGGCGCTGGAACCCGGCCGCGCGCTGCTGGAGTCCTGGACCCGCCGGTTCGGCGCGGACGACCCGCTGCGCAACCGCCTGGCCACCCAGCTGGCCAACGTCCACCGCGTGCTCGGCGAACCCGTCGAGGCGCTGCGCCTGGACGACCTCGCCCTGGCCCAGCAGCGCCGCTCCCTGGACCTGCTGCACCCCCAGCCGCTGGCCACCGCCCGCGGCCGGGGCGGCGACCTGCGCGGCCTGGGCCTGTTCGCCGAGGCGCTGGCCGAGGACCAGGCCACCTGGGAGGGCTCGCGCGCGGTCCTGGGCGACGACCACCCCGACACCCGCCGCGCCGCGCACAACCTGGCGCTGTCGACGTACCTGTCCGGCGACGTGGTGGGCGCGCTGGCGCTGGAGGAGGACAACTTCCGCCGCCGGCGCCGGCTGTTCGGCGACCGGGACGAGTTCACCTGGAGCACGCTCGCCCAGATCGGGCTCTACCAGCGGGAGCTGGGCCGGTACCCGGAGGCGCTGGGGTCGTTGCAGCTGGCCTTGCAGAAGCTGCAGAGCCTGCGGCCGGAGCTGAACCCGGTGCAGGTGCGGGTGTCCTGGCAGTACGCGGTGGCGCAGCGGCTGGCCGGGCGCACCCGGCCGGCCAAGGAACGCACCGGCAAGGCGTTGCGGGACTTCCGCGAACTGGTCGGGCCGGACCACCCGTTCACCCTGGGCTGCCGGCTGAGCTACTCCCACGACCACCGGCGCGTCGGCGGCGACCCCGACCTGGCCGTGGAGCTGGCCCGCACCGCGCTGGACGGGTTCCAGGCGCTGCAGGGCGTCCGCGAGGAGCACCCGTTCCTCGCGCTGTGCCGGCTGGGCCTGGGTCTCGCGCTGCGCGCGGCGGGCGACCACGCCGGCGCGGTGGCCAACGTCGAGGCGGCGACGGCCGTGCTGCGCGCCCGGCTGGGCGACACCCACCCGTGGACGCTGGCCGCCGCGATCGACGAGGCCCGCGTCCGGTCCGCGGCCGGCGACACCGCCCGCGCCGCCGCGCTGATCGCCGCCGCGCACGCCGACTGCCTGGAGTTCCTCGGCCCCGACCACCCCCACACCGCCGCCGCCGCGCACAACCTGCGCGCCGCCGACGAGGACTGGCTGGAGTGCGATGTCGACATCCCGCACACCTGA